TTAATGTCTAGTAACTATATTAATAATTTAAAACAGTATCATCATAAAAAATATTATGTATCAGAAAATGGTTCTCATGGCAAAAGATATCAATGCACAGGTAGTAAAGGTAAAGATTTAGTTTTATTAATTCCTTTAGGTACAATAGTTATTGATTTAGTAACAAATATAATTATTAAAAAGTTCAATAAAAATAATTTTAAATTTTTAATTGCTAGAGGTGGTGTACATGGTCTAGGTAATACATATTTTAAATCATCAACTAATAGAACTCCTTATCAAAATACCCAAGGGAAGTATGGTGAATCTAAAAAAATACAATTACAACAAAATATTGCAGTAGATGTTAGTGTATTAGGTATGCCTAATACTGGAAAATCTACTTTCATTACCAAAATATCTACAGCAAACACAAAAATTGCTGATTATCCTTTTACTACTCAAACAGCTATTATGGGAATGGTAAAAAATAATTTCCACCGTTCTTTTATGATATTAGATACTCCAGGTATCATAACAAACTCTTTTAAAGGTGCTGGTTTAGGTTTAAAATTTATTAAACCATTGAAATATTGTAGTTTATTATTACATTTTATAGATATTACTATTATTAATAATAATAATTTACTTAATAATATTAATATTATTAATAACGAAATTATTCAATTAGATCCTTTAATTTATCATAAAGAAACATGGATTAT
This region of Enterobacteriaceae endosymbiont of Macroplea appendiculata genomic DNA includes:
- the cgtA gene encoding Obg family GTPase CgtA; translated protein: MKLIDKVIIFVMAGKGGNGCISFRREKYIPKGGPDGGNGGNGGNIYLMSSNYINNLKQYHHKKYYVSENGSHGKRYQCTGSKGKDLVLLIPLGTIVIDLVTNIIIKKFNKNNFKFLIARGGVHGLGNTYFKSSTNRTPYQNTQGKYGESKKIQLQQNIAVDVSVLGMPNTGKSTFITKISTANTKIADYPFTTQTAIMGMVKNNFHRSFMILDTPGIITNSFKGAGLGLKFIKPLKYCSLLLHFIDITIINNNNLLNNINIINNEIIQLDPLIYHKETWIIFNKIDLITNLNNIKQNICDMLLNTQYRKYYFISSKIGIGINKLYQDICKHITSI